CGTGCGCGCAAGGCGGATTCCGGCCCTCTTCACGGAGCCGCAGTTTCCGCCATCCGCGGCCCGCGTCGTGTCCCGGGACGCGGGTATCCCTCTCGTTCTCGCCGACGCACAGGGCGGCGTGCCGGGCCGCGAGACGTACGCCGAGCTGCTGCGCTTCAACGCGCGCGCGTTCCGGGAGGGCCTCCGGTGAGCGTCGGCGTCAGGTTCGAAGGCGTCTCCGTATCCCTGGGCGCGAGGCCCGTCCTGACGAATGTGTCTTTCGAGATCCCGGCCGGGGAGCGCACCGCGTTCGTGGGCCCCAACGGGGGAGGCAAGACGACGCTCGTCAGGGCCCTCCTCGGAATCCTGCGCCCCGACAGCGGACGCGTCGTTTTCTTCGAAGGTGAAGAAAGCGAGATTGTTCGCCCGCGGATCGGGTACCTCTCCCAGCGTTCGACGCTCGCGTTCGACGCGCCGCTCTCCGCGGTCGACCTCGTCGCGTTCTCCCTTTCGCCGAAGGCCGGATTCCGGCGCGGAGCGCGCGCCGGCGAGGAAGCGCGGTCCGCGCTTCTCCGGGCCGGCCTGCACGAGAACCTCCTCGACGTCCCCGTCGGGCTCCTTTCCGGCGGGCAGCGCCAGCGCGTCCTCCTCGCCCGGGCGATCGCG
The window above is part of the Acidobacteriota bacterium genome. Proteins encoded here:
- a CDS encoding ATP-binding cassette domain-containing protein — encoded protein: MSVGVRFEGVSVSLGARPVLTNVSFEIPAGERTAFVGPNGGGKTTLVRALLGILRPDSGRVVFFEGEESEIVRPRIGYLSQRSTLAFDAPLSAVDLVAFSLSPKAGFRRGARAGEEARSALLRAGLHENLLDVPVGLLSGGQRQRVLLARAIAGSPALLVLDEADTALDTAGLATLRRLVAEETAAGRTVVYVTHDSDAMGGADAVFRVDGVVVEEPVDA